The Patescibacteria group bacterium genomic interval CTAACGGCGGCAAAAATAAGCGACTCGCTGATACTGCGCAAGTTAACCAAGACAACCAGGGTGGCAAAAATCAGATTGATAAAAGCCAAATATTTAATCACTCCGCCGGCCAACAATAAATTGAAAACTACCGCGCCGATCAAGCAGGCAACGGCGAGTAGCGGACGCCATTTATTATTCAGTTTAAGGTATGATAACCAAGACATATGACAAATTACTCAAGGGTATGATCGGTTGAAGAATGGCGGTTTTAAAAATCTCCGATTCCACGGTTCTAACACTTTCCACTTTGGCAATCAATAAATCTTTGGGTATTTGGCCTTCCAAGCCAGAAGTAACCACCAAATCGCCTTGATGAATATCTTGATTTTGCGGAATATTAGTCATAGAGAAAGACAAACCGTATTGCCCCTCAACCAGACCAACGGTGTGATCGAGATTCTGCACTGTCGCTGCCACGCGAGATTTATTATCTGACAACAACATCACCTTGGAGTAATCATCAAAAACTTCGGAAATTTTACCAACCAAGACGCCTCGATCGGCCGAAACCGCCAATCCCTTGACGATGCCGTCCCTGGCGCCGCGATCAATAATAACAGTCTGCGACAAAGGATCGGATACGCCGGTAATAATACGCGCCGCCACGAACTGTTTCTTATCTTCGTCAATAAAATTCAACTCTTTTTTTAGTAGAGCATTCTCTTCTTCCAAGCTGTTTATCTTGGATTGATCCAAAGACAGATTTTTTATTTCCTCAATCAGCTTTTGATTTTCGGCTATAATATTCCTTTTACGCAACCAATAATCGGAAAAACTTTGAGTCTTTTGCGATAGCTCGTAAGCGCCGCTTTGCAGTGGTTTAAATAATAAGATAAACATGTTCTCCACCGGTCTCAACCAGCCTAAATAATGAAAAAACACGGCAATAAGTATTGCCGCTAAAGAATAAATTAATGATTTTAGCAACCTGTCTAACATCTAAAACAATTACTAATTTAAGAATTACAAGTTATGAATTGAATTTAATAATTCAATTACTAACTAATTTAGGAGTTAGGCACGACAATGTCCTTCAGTAAGGCCTCATCATCTAAAAGCGACCCCAAGCCGCGCACAGCGCAAGTCTGCGGATCCTCGGCTATATGCACCGGTATATTAATGCCTTTAGAAATGTAACTGTCCAATTCTTTCAACTGAGCCGTACCACCAGTCAAATAAATTCCTTTCTGGTAAATGTCAGCCACCAATTCCGGCGGAGTAGTTTCTAAGGTTGCCTTGATAATATT includes:
- the mreC gene encoding rod shape-determining protein MreC, whose amino-acid sequence is MLDRLLKSLIYSLAAILIAVFFHYLGWLRPVENMFILLFKPLQSGAYELSQKTQSFSDYWLRKRNIIAENQKLIEEIKNLSLDQSKINSLEEENALLKKELNFIDEDKKQFVAARIITGVSDPLSQTVIIDRGARDGIVKGLAVSADRGVLVGKISEVFDDYSKVMLLSDNKSRVAATVQNLDHTVGLVEGQYGLSFSMTNIPQNQDIHQGDLVVTSGLEGQIPKDLLIAKVESVRTVESEIFKTAILQPIIPLSNLSYVLVIIP